One window from the genome of Nicotiana sylvestris chromosome 9, ASM39365v2, whole genome shotgun sequence encodes:
- the LOC104218889 gene encoding 5'-adenylylsulfate reductase 3, chloroplastic-like has translation MALAFTASTAIHGSLSSSSYDPQPKVSVIGTTQPMDRPQIPLTAVNLSRIRRLAVKSLNAEPKRNESIVPLAATIVAPEVEEKAEEAEDYEKLAEELTNASPLEIIDKALEKFGNDIAIAFSGAEDVALIEYAHLTGRPFRVFSLDTGRLNPETYQLFDAVEKHYGIRIEYMFPDAVEVQALVRNKGLFSFYEDGHQECCRIRKVRPLRRALKGLRAWITGQRKDQSPGTRSEIPIVQVDPSFEGLDGGAGSLVKWNPVANVDGKDIWNFLRAMNVPVNSLHSQGYVSIGCEPCTRAVLPGQHEREGRWWWEDAKAKECGLHKGNIKDESLNGNGNGAVHANGTTTVADIFDTKDIVSLSRPGVENLLKLENRREPWLVVLYAPWCRFCQAMEGSYVELADKLASSGVKVGKFRADGEQKAFAQQELQLGSFPTILFFPRHSSQPIKYVSEKRDVDSLLAFVNALR, from the exons ATGGCTTTGGCTTTCACTGCTTCAACTGCAATTCATGGCTCTCTTTCTTCATCTTCTTATGATCCACAACCCAAAG tatCAGTAATAGGTACCACTCAGCCAATGGATCGGCCTCAAATTCCGTTGACAGCAGTGAATTTATCTCGGATCAGGCGTTTGGCTGTGAAGTCATTGAATGCAGAGCCGAAACGGAATGAATCGATAGTTCCTTTAGCAGCAACTATCGTTGCTCCTG AAGTGGAAGAGAAAGCAGAGGAGGCAGAGGATTATGAGAAACTGGCAGAGGAGCTAACAAATGCTTCCCCTTTGGAAATTATTGATAAGGCACTTGAGAAATTTGGAAATGATATTGCCATTGCTTTCAG TGGTGCCGAAGATGTTGCTTTGATCGAATATGCTCATTTAACTGGTCGGCCATTTAGAGTATTCAGCCTTGATACTGGGAGGTTAAACCCAGAGACCTACCAACTTTTTGACGCAGTAGAGAAGCACTATGGAATCCGCATTGAGTACATGTTCCCTGATGCAGTTGAAGTTCAGGCCTTAGTAAGGAACAAGGGCCTCTTCTCTTTCTACGAAGATGGCCACCAAGAGTGCTGCCGTATAAGGAAAGTTCGACCTTTGAGGAGAGCACTCAAAGGCTTACGTGCGTGGATCACAGGGCAACGTAAAGATCAGTCCCCCGGGACTCGATCTGAAATTCCCATTGTTCAGGTAGATCCTTCTTTCGAGGGATTGGATGGTGGAGCGGGCAGCTTGGTGAAGTGGAATCCAGTTGCTAATGTGGATGGAAAGGATATTTGGAATTTCCTGAGAGCTATGAATGTTCCCGTGAACTCATTGCATTCACAAGGTTATGTTTCCATTGGATGTGAACCTTGTACTCGAGCTGTCCTACCTGGACAACATGAGCGAGAAGGAAGGTGGTGGTGGGAGGATGCCAAGGCCAAGGAATGTGGCTTACATAAGGGAAACATCAAGGATGAAAGTTTGAATGGTAACGGAAATGGCGCTGTCCATGCAAATGGTACTACCACTGTTGCTGATATTTTCGACACCAAGGACATCGTAAGCTTGAGCAGGCCTGGAGTTGAGAACCTATTGAAGTTGGAAAACAGAAGAGAACCTTGGCTTGTTGTTCTTTATGCTCCTTGGTGCCGCTTCTGTCAG GCAATGGAAGGATCTTATGTTGAATTGGCGGACAAGTTGGCGAGTTCTGGTGTTAAGGTAGGGAAGTTCAGGGCAGATGGTGAACAGAAAGCTTTTGCACAACAAGAATTGCAGCTTGGCAGCTTCCCTACAATACTCTTCTTTCCTAGACATTCTTCACAGCCGATTAAGTACGTGTCGGAGAAGAGGGATGTTGACTCCTTGCTGGCTTTTGTGAATGCCCTTAGGTGA